One region of Pseudomonas sp. B21-040 genomic DNA includes:
- a CDS encoding tetratricopeptide repeat protein, producing MNRSSALLLAFVFLSGCQALAPVSPDGTSPVEDSTPAPEKPKVYSSFSEETIFSLLSAELAGQRNRFDIALDNYVTQAINTQDPGISERAFRIAEYLGADQAALDTALIWAKNAPQDLEAQRAAAVQLARAGRYDDSMVYMEKVLQGKGDTHFDFLALSAADTDQDTRNGLMNSFDRLLQRHPNNSQLIFGKALLMQQDGDAKGALALLENNPPDDGEIAPILLRARLLQVLNRGDEALPLLQKSIKKYPDDKRLRLTYARMLVEQDRIEDAKAEFSSLVQQYPEDDELRYSLALVCLEAKSWDEAKSLLEDLIARESHVDSAHLNLGRIAEERNDPQGALIEYGKVGPGNDYLPAQLRQTDILINNGRTAEAQRRLAAERDEQPDYAIQLYLIEAETLSANNQSDKAFGVLQKALQQYPDDLNLLYTRAMQAEKRNDLAQMEKDLRLIIKRDPDNAMALNALGYTLSDRTTRYTEAKALIEQAHQINPEDPAVLDSLGWVNFRLGNLDVAERYLRQALERFPDQEVAAHLGEVLWANGKQREAKQVWGKFLKEQPDSPTLRGTIKRLTGSETL from the coding sequence ATGAATAGATCTTCCGCGTTGCTCCTCGCTTTTGTCTTCCTGAGCGGCTGCCAAGCCTTGGCCCCCGTGTCGCCGGACGGTACGTCGCCGGTCGAAGACAGCACTCCGGCCCCTGAAAAGCCCAAGGTTTACAGCTCATTCAGCGAAGAAACCATCTTCAGTCTGCTGAGCGCCGAACTGGCTGGCCAGCGCAATCGTTTCGACATTGCGCTGGATAACTACGTGACCCAGGCCATCAACACACAGGATCCGGGCATCTCCGAGCGAGCATTCCGCATTGCCGAATACCTGGGCGCCGATCAGGCTGCCCTGGACACCGCGCTGATCTGGGCAAAAAACGCCCCGCAAGACCTCGAAGCGCAACGTGCGGCTGCCGTGCAACTGGCCCGTGCCGGTCGTTACGACGACTCCATGGTTTATATGGAGAAAGTCCTGCAAGGCAAAGGCGACACGCATTTTGACTTTCTGGCCCTGTCCGCGGCCGATACCGACCAGGACACGCGCAACGGCTTGATGAACAGCTTCGACCGTTTGCTGCAACGCCACCCGAACAACAGTCAGTTGATTTTCGGCAAGGCCCTGTTGATGCAACAGGACGGCGACGCCAAGGGTGCGCTGGCCCTGCTGGAAAACAATCCGCCCGATGACGGTGAAATTGCTCCGATCCTGCTGCGCGCGCGCCTGCTGCAAGTGCTCAACCGCGGCGACGAAGCCTTGCCACTGCTGCAAAAAAGCATCAAGAAATACCCAGACGACAAACGCCTGCGCCTGACCTACGCGCGCATGCTGGTTGAGCAAGACCGCATAGAAGACGCCAAAGCCGAGTTTTCGAGCCTGGTGCAACAGTACCCAGAGGATGACGAGCTGCGTTATTCCCTGGCACTGGTCTGCCTGGAGGCAAAATCCTGGGACGAGGCCAAGAGCCTGCTTGAAGACTTGATCGCCCGCGAAAGCCACGTCGACTCCGCCCACCTGAACCTGGGCCGTATCGCAGAGGAGCGCAACGATCCCCAAGGCGCGTTGATCGAGTACGGCAAAGTCGGGCCTGGTAACGACTACTTGCCAGCCCAATTGCGCCAGACCGACATTCTGATCAATAACGGCAGGACCGCTGAAGCCCAACGCCGTCTGGCTGCAGAGCGCGACGAGCAACCTGACTACGCGATTCAGCTGTACCTGATCGAAGCCGAAACCTTGTCAGCCAACAATCAGAGCGACAAAGCCTTCGGTGTCCTGCAAAAAGCCTTGCAGCAATATCCGGACGATCTGAACCTTCTGTATACCCGCGCCATGCAGGCGGAAAAACGCAATGACTTGGCGCAGATGGAAAAAGACCTGCGCCTGATCATCAAGCGCGACCCGGACAATGCCATGGCACTGAATGCGCTCGGCTACACCCTGTCCGACCGCACCACGCGGTATACCGAGGCCAAGGCCTTGATCGAACAGGCTCACCAGATCAATCCGGAAGACCCGGCGGTGCTCGACAGCCTCGGCTGGGTAAACTTCCGCCTGGGTAATCTCGATGTAGCCGAGCGCTATCTGCGCCAGGCACTGGAGCGTTTCCCCGATCAGGAAGTGGCCGCCCACCTGGGTGAAGTGCTGTGGGCCAATGGCAAACAGCGCGAAGCCAAACAAGTCTGGGGCAAATTCCTCAAGGAACAACCTGACAGCCCTACCCTGCGCGGCACCATCAAGCGCCTGACCGGATCAGAGACTCTTTAA
- a CDS encoding acyloxyacyl hydrolase: MKRLFCLAAIAAALMGQSFTAQAAGVEFGVGQTSDSTMTYRLGMQFDWDQSWLQSDVGRVTGYWSGAYTYWEGDKLSSNNSLSFSPVFVYEFAGQSVKPYVEAGIGVAVFSHIRVEDNNLGSAFQFEDRLGFGLRFTGGHEVGVRATHYSNAGLSNHNDGVESYSLHYTLPL, from the coding sequence GTGAAGCGACTATTCTGTTTGGCCGCGATTGCGGCCGCTTTAATGGGGCAAAGTTTTACCGCACAGGCGGCAGGCGTGGAGTTCGGGGTCGGTCAGACCAGCGATTCAACTATGACTTATCGATTGGGCATGCAATTCGATTGGGATCAGAGCTGGTTACAAAGTGACGTCGGTCGTGTGACCGGTTACTGGAGTGGTGCCTATACCTATTGGGAAGGTGACAAGCTCTCCAGTAACAACAGTCTGTCGTTCTCGCCCGTGTTTGTTTACGAGTTTGCCGGTCAGTCCGTTAAACCCTACGTCGAGGCGGGGATCGGTGTAGCGGTGTTCTCTCATATTAGAGTTGAAGACAACAATCTCGGCTCGGCCTTCCAGTTTGAAGACCGTCTCGGATTTGGCCTGCGCTTTACCGGCGGACATGAAGTCGGGGTTCGTGCGACGCACTATTCCAATGCCGGTTTGAGCAATCATAACGATGGCGTAGAAAGCTACTCGCTGCACTACACCTTGCCGTTGTAA
- a CDS encoding YkgJ family cysteine cluster protein → MKTIPHTQIAEPAVTCSTCAACCCQLEVMLITDTGVPERFIDTDDWGGEVMLRLDDGWCAALDRNSMMCTIYEKRPLICREFEMGAPECIDERQGITTAYR, encoded by the coding sequence ATGAAAACCATTCCCCATACGCAAATCGCGGAGCCGGCCGTTACGTGCTCGACCTGTGCGGCTTGCTGCTGTCAGCTCGAAGTGATGTTGATCACCGACACGGGCGTACCCGAACGCTTTATCGATACCGATGATTGGGGTGGGGAAGTCATGCTGCGCCTGGACGACGGCTGGTGCGCCGCGCTGGATCGCAACAGCATGATGTGCACCATCTACGAAAAGCGCCCGCTGATCTGCCGGGAATTCGAGATGGGCGCACCGGAGTGCATCGACGAACGCCAAGGAATTACTACGGCGTATCGCTAG
- the prfA gene encoding peptide chain release factor 1, protein MKASLLNKLDILQDRFEELTALLGDGEVISDQNKFRTYSKEYAEVEPIVGAYQQLLKVQGDLEGAQALLKDSDPDMREMAVEEVREAKEQLIELEASLQRMLLPKDPNDGRNVFLEIRAGTGGDEAAIFSGDLFRMYSRYAERRGWRVEILSENIGEHGGYKEVIARVEGDNVYGKLKFESGAHRVQRVPATESQGRIHTSACTVAVLPEPDEQEAIEINPADLRVDTYRSSGAGGQHVNKTDSAIRITHLPSGIVVECQEERSQHKNRARAMSWLSAKLNDQQTSAAANAIASERKLLVGSGDRSERIRTYNFAQGRVTDHRVNLTLYSLDEILAGGVEAVIEPLLAEYQADQLAAIGE, encoded by the coding sequence ATGAAAGCGTCACTGCTCAATAAGCTGGACATCCTCCAGGACCGTTTCGAGGAATTGACCGCCTTGCTTGGCGATGGCGAAGTCATTTCCGATCAGAACAAATTCCGCACCTATTCCAAGGAATACGCGGAAGTCGAGCCAATTGTCGGCGCCTATCAACAGTTGCTCAAAGTGCAAGGCGACCTCGAAGGCGCCCAGGCACTGCTCAAGGACAGCGACCCGGACATGCGCGAAATGGCCGTGGAGGAAGTCCGCGAAGCCAAGGAGCAATTGATCGAGCTCGAAGCCAGCCTGCAACGCATGCTGCTGCCCAAGGACCCGAACGACGGGCGCAACGTGTTCCTCGAAATCCGTGCCGGCACCGGTGGCGACGAGGCGGCGATTTTCTCCGGCGACCTGTTCCGCATGTATTCGCGGTATGCCGAGCGTCGCGGCTGGCGGGTGGAAATCCTCTCCGAGAACATCGGCGAGCATGGCGGCTATAAAGAAGTCATCGCCCGGGTCGAAGGTGACAACGTCTACGGCAAGCTCAAGTTCGAATCCGGCGCACACCGCGTGCAGCGGGTTCCGGCCACTGAATCCCAAGGACGCATCCACACCTCGGCCTGCACCGTGGCGGTGTTGCCCGAGCCGGACGAACAGGAAGCGATCGAGATCAACCCCGCGGACCTGCGGGTCGATACCTACCGCTCTTCCGGGGCCGGTGGTCAGCACGTCAACAAGACCGACTCGGCGATCCGCATCACGCACTTGCCGTCCGGAATTGTCGTGGAATGCCAGGAAGAACGTTCCCAGCACAAAAACCGCGCCCGGGCGATGTCCTGGCTGTCGGCCAAGCTGAACGATCAGCAGACCAGCGCCGCCGCCAATGCCATCGCCAGTGAACGTAAATTGCTGGTGGGTTCCGGTGATCGTTCGGAGCGGATTCGCACGTACAACTTTGCCCAGGGCCGGGTCACCGACCACCGGGTCAACCTGACGCTGTATTCGCTCGACGAAATCCTCGCCGGCGGGGTCGAGGCGGTCATCGAGCCATTGCTGGCCGAGTACCAGGCCGATCAATTGGCGGCGATAGGTGAGTAA
- a CDS encoding molybdopterin-synthase adenylyltransferase MoeB, whose product MLNDQELLRYSRQILLQHVDIDGQLRLKESRVLIVGLGGLGSPVALYLAAAGVGELHLADFDTVDLTNLQRQIVHDTDSVGLSKVDSAIKRLSAINPEIKLIAHRTALDEDSLAAAVAAVDLVLDCSDNFSTREAVNAACVNAAKPLVSGAAIRLEGQLSVFDPRRPESPCYHCLYGHGSEAELTCSEAGVVGPLVGLVGSLQALEALKLLVGFGEPLVGRLLLIDALGSRFRELRVKRDPGCSVCGSTHA is encoded by the coding sequence GTGCTGAATGATCAGGAATTGTTGCGCTACAGTCGGCAGATTCTGCTGCAACACGTCGACATCGACGGCCAGTTGCGCTTGAAAGAAAGCCGCGTGTTGATCGTCGGCCTCGGCGGTCTGGGCTCGCCGGTTGCGCTTTACCTCGCCGCCGCTGGCGTGGGTGAACTGCACCTCGCTGACTTCGATACGGTCGACTTGACCAATCTGCAACGCCAGATTGTTCACGACACCGACAGCGTCGGCCTGAGCAAGGTCGATTCGGCGATCAAACGCCTGAGCGCGATCAATCCCGAGATCAAACTGATCGCCCATCGCACCGCCCTGGACGAAGACTCCCTGGCCGCGGCCGTGGCTGCGGTGGATCTGGTGCTCGATTGTTCCGACAATTTCTCCACCCGCGAAGCGGTCAACGCCGCTTGCGTCAACGCTGCTAAACCGCTGGTCAGTGGCGCGGCGATTCGCCTTGAAGGGCAATTGTCGGTGTTCGACCCGCGCCGCCCGGAGAGTCCGTGCTACCACTGTTTATACGGGCATGGCAGTGAAGCCGAGCTGACGTGCAGCGAGGCCGGCGTCGTCGGACCGCTGGTTGGGTTGGTGGGCAGCCTTCAGGCACTGGAAGCGCTGAAACTGTTGGTCGGTTTCGGCGAACCGCTGGTGGGGCGCCTGCTGTTGATTGATGCGCTGGGCTCACGCTTTCGCGAATTGCGCGTCAAGCGTGATCCGGGGTGCAGTGTCTGCGGTTCCACACATGCGTGA
- the murI gene encoding glutamate racemase, producing MREAPIGVFDSGVGGLSVLAEIQRLLPNESLLYVADCGNVPYGEKTPEFIRQRCSVMADFFQQQGAKALVLACNTATVAGVADLRRDYPQWPIVGMEPAVKPAAAATRSGVVGVLATTGTLQSAKFAALLDRFATDVRVITQPCPGLVELIENGDLHSPALRQLLARYVEPLLGAGCDTLILGCTHYPFLKPLLKQMIPDDISLIDTGAAVARQLQRLLAERDLLAEGPVRAAEFWTSADPVHFRNILPILWNTPGVVRSFDR from the coding sequence ATGCGTGAAGCGCCGATCGGCGTGTTCGACTCCGGCGTCGGTGGGCTCTCGGTGCTGGCCGAGATCCAGCGTTTGCTGCCCAACGAGTCACTGCTGTACGTTGCCGACTGCGGGAATGTTCCCTACGGCGAGAAAACACCGGAGTTCATACGCCAGCGCTGCAGCGTCATGGCCGATTTTTTCCAGCAGCAGGGTGCCAAGGCCCTGGTGCTGGCGTGCAATACCGCGACCGTTGCGGGTGTTGCGGACTTGCGACGCGATTACCCGCAATGGCCAATTGTCGGTATGGAACCGGCCGTCAAACCTGCCGCTGCCGCGACCCGCAGCGGTGTGGTCGGCGTGCTCGCCACCACTGGCACCTTGCAGAGTGCCAAGTTCGCCGCATTGCTCGACCGTTTCGCCACCGATGTGCGCGTCATCACTCAGCCCTGTCCCGGGCTGGTCGAACTGATTGAGAACGGCGATCTGCACAGTCCGGCCTTGCGGCAGTTGCTCGCCAGGTATGTCGAACCGCTGCTCGGCGCCGGGTGCGACACCTTGATTCTGGGGTGTACGCATTATCCGTTTCTGAAGCCTTTGCTCAAACAGATGATCCCGGATGACATCAGCCTGATCGACACGGGGGCTGCTGTAGCGCGGCAACTTCAGCGGCTGTTGGCCGAGCGTGACTTGCTCGCCGAGGGGCCCGTTCGTGCTGCTGAGTTCTGGACGAGTGCCGATCCGGTTCATTTCAGAAATATCTTGCCGATACTGTGGAATACGCCCGGTGTTGTGAGAAGCTTCGACCGGTAA
- the prmC gene encoding peptide chain release factor N(5)-glutamine methyltransferase, with protein MTIIASLLRAADLPDSPTARLDAELLLAAALGKPRSFLHTWPERIVPSEAALTFASYLQRRRGGEPVAYILGQQGFWKLDLEVAPHTLIPRPDTELLVEAALELLPATPAKVLDLGTGSGAIALALASERPAWKVTAVDRVLEAVALAERNRQRLHLNNATVLSSHWFSALDGQRFQLIISNPPYIPSADPHLVEGDVRFEPASALVAGVDGLDDLRLIVAQAPDYLDAGGWLMLEHGYDQANAVRDLLLSRGFENVHSRTDLGGHERISLGRLPC; from the coding sequence ATGACGATCATTGCCAGTTTGTTACGCGCCGCAGATTTGCCCGACTCGCCCACCGCGCGCCTGGATGCCGAATTGCTGCTGGCTGCCGCCCTGGGCAAACCCCGCAGTTTTTTGCACACCTGGCCGGAGCGCATCGTTCCCAGTGAAGCGGCGCTGACATTTGCCAGTTACTTGCAACGTCGTCGTGGCGGTGAGCCGGTGGCTTACATTCTGGGGCAGCAAGGGTTCTGGAAGCTGGATCTGGAAGTGGCGCCGCACACGCTGATCCCGCGTCCGGACACTGAATTGCTGGTGGAGGCCGCGCTTGAGCTGTTGCCGGCCACCCCGGCCAAGGTGCTCGACCTCGGTACCGGCAGCGGCGCCATTGCCCTGGCCCTGGCCAGCGAGCGTCCGGCCTGGAAAGTGACGGCAGTGGATCGCGTGCTTGAAGCGGTGGCCCTGGCCGAGCGCAATCGCCAGCGTCTGCACCTCAACAACGCCACGGTGCTGAGCAGCCATTGGTTCAGCGCCCTGGACGGTCAGCGTTTTCAACTGATCATCAGCAATCCGCCTTACATCCCTAGCGCTGATCCGCATCTGGTGGAAGGCGATGTGCGCTTTGAGCCGGCCAGTGCCCTGGTGGCCGGTGTCGACGGGCTCGACGATCTGCGTTTGATCGTCGCCCAGGCACCGGATTATCTGGACGCGGGTGGCTGGCTGATGCTCGAACACGGCTACGATCAAGCCAATGCCGTGCGCGATTTGTTGCTGAGCCGTGGCTTTGAAAACGTCCACAGCCGTACGGATTTGGGTGGTCACGAACGAATCAGCCTGGGGCGCCTGCCGTGCTGA
- a CDS encoding SDR family oxidoreductase, which yields MSFTPPRRYWLTGASSGLGASLAEQILKTGAHLAVSSRSVPALKVLSLRYPGQVMVVPGDLTNSQRVREIGEQIVQDWGSLDTVILNAGTCEYVDIQQFDSSIVEHVVRTNLLACAYCIQVAIPLLRKGTAPHLVGIASPATYLPLPRAEAYGASKAGLRYQFESLRMDLAPDGIEVTVVSPGFVAPPQAANNDAPKSFSWPVSKAARHIFAKLKNRPAEIVFPGLFMAALWPLSTSPSEVKLAIGKRMVRSPAPIQDRP from the coding sequence ATGAGTTTTACACCTCCACGGCGATACTGGTTAACCGGCGCCAGCAGCGGTCTTGGCGCCTCGCTGGCCGAACAAATACTGAAAACCGGCGCTCATCTGGCCGTCAGTTCACGCTCGGTGCCAGCACTGAAAGTCTTGTCCCTGCGCTATCCCGGACAGGTGATGGTGGTGCCCGGTGACCTGACCAACAGTCAGCGGGTGCGCGAAATCGGCGAGCAAATCGTCCAGGACTGGGGTTCGCTGGACACCGTGATTCTCAACGCAGGCACCTGCGAGTACGTCGACATTCAGCAATTCGACTCTTCGATTGTCGAACACGTGGTGCGCACCAATTTGCTCGCCTGTGCCTATTGCATCCAGGTCGCGATACCTCTGTTGCGCAAAGGCACCGCGCCGCACCTGGTGGGCATCGCGAGCCCGGCGACGTACTTGCCGCTGCCACGTGCCGAGGCCTATGGTGCATCAAAAGCCGGACTGCGTTACCAGTTCGAATCGCTGCGCATGGACCTGGCGCCGGATGGTATCGAAGTCACGGTGGTCAGCCCCGGGTTTGTCGCCCCCCCGCAGGCCGCAAATAATGACGCCCCGAAATCGTTCAGTTGGCCGGTAAGTAAAGCCGCCCGGCACATCTTCGCCAAACTCAAGAACCGGCCAGCGGAGATCGTTTTTCCGGGTCTGTTCATGGCGGCGCTTTGGCCCCTGTCGACATCGCCGAGCGAGGTGAAACTGGCCATCGGCAAACGCATGGTGCGCAGCCCTGCGCCGATCCAGGATCGACCATGA
- the hemA gene encoding glutamyl-tRNA reductase, producing the protein MAFLALGINHKTASVDVRERVAFTPEQLVEALQQLCRLTDSREAAILSTCNRSELYIEQDHLSADVVLRWLADYHHLSLDELRASAYVHEDDAAVRHMMRVASGLDSLVLGEPQILGQMKSAYAVAREAGTIGPLLGRLFQATFNAAKQVRTDTAIGENPVSVAFAAVSLAKQIFSDLQRSQALLIGAGETITLVARHLHELGVKRIVVANRTLERASILAEQFGAHAVLLSDIPAELVRSDIVISSTASQLPILGKGAVESALKLRKHKPIFMVDIAVPRDIEPEVGELDDVYLYSVDDLHEVVAENLKSRQGAAQAAEEMVSVGAEDFMVRLRELAAVDVLKAYRQQSERMRDEELLKAQRLLANGSSAEDVLVQLARGLTNKLLHAPSVQLKKLSAEGRLDALAMAQELFALGEGSSDSFSDKKPQ; encoded by the coding sequence ATGGCCTTCCTTGCACTCGGTATCAACCACAAGACTGCTTCTGTAGACGTCCGCGAGCGCGTGGCCTTTACCCCTGAGCAGCTGGTGGAGGCCTTGCAGCAGCTCTGCCGCCTCACCGACAGCCGCGAAGCTGCGATCCTCTCCACCTGCAATCGCAGTGAACTTTATATAGAACAGGATCACCTTTCGGCCGACGTTGTGTTGCGCTGGCTGGCCGACTATCACCATTTGAGCCTCGACGAGCTGCGCGCGAGCGCTTATGTGCATGAAGATGATGCGGCAGTTCGTCACATGATGCGGGTCGCCTCCGGGCTCGATTCGCTGGTGTTGGGCGAACCGCAGATTCTCGGCCAGATGAAATCGGCCTATGCCGTCGCCCGCGAGGCCGGGACCATTGGCCCGTTGCTTGGCCGGTTGTTTCAGGCCACGTTCAACGCGGCCAAACAAGTGCGCACTGACACCGCCATCGGCGAGAACCCGGTGTCCGTGGCGTTTGCCGCGGTCAGCCTGGCGAAACAGATTTTCAGTGACTTGCAACGCAGCCAGGCATTGCTGATCGGCGCTGGCGAGACCATCACCCTGGTGGCCCGTCATCTGCACGAGCTGGGTGTGAAGCGCATCGTGGTCGCCAACCGAACCCTGGAGCGCGCGAGTATTCTGGCCGAGCAGTTCGGTGCCCACGCCGTGCTGCTCTCGGACATTCCGGCAGAACTGGTGCGCAGCGACATCGTGATCAGTTCCACCGCCAGCCAGTTGCCGATCCTCGGCAAAGGCGCGGTGGAAAGCGCGCTGAAGCTGCGCAAGCACAAACCGATCTTCATGGTGGACATCGCCGTCCCGCGCGATATCGAGCCGGAAGTCGGCGAACTGGACGACGTTTACCTGTACAGCGTCGACGATCTTCATGAAGTGGTCGCCGAGAACCTCAAGAGCCGTCAGGGAGCAGCGCAAGCGGCGGAAGAGATGGTCTCGGTCGGCGCCGAAGATTTCATGGTCCGCCTGCGCGAACTGGCGGCGGTGGATGTGCTCAAGGCCTATCGTCAGCAAAGCGAGCGCATGCGCGACGAGGAATTACTGAAAGCCCAACGCCTGCTGGCCAATGGCAGCAGCGCCGAAGACGTGCTGGTGCAACTGGCGCGCGGCCTGACCAATAAACTCTTGCACGCGCCCAGCGTGCAATTGAAAAAGCTCTCTGCCGAAGGCCGCCTCGATGCGCTGGCCATGGCCCAGGAACTCTTTGCCCTCGGTGAGGGCTCATCGGATAGCTTTTCGGATAAAAAACCGCAATGA
- the ispE gene encoding 4-(cytidine 5'-diphospho)-2-C-methyl-D-erythritol kinase → MTAPRLTLPSPAKLNLMLHILGRREDGYHELQTIFQFLDYGDEITFAVRDDGVIRLHTEFEGVPHDSNLIVKAAKQLQEQSGCALGIDIWIEKVLPMGGGIGGGSSNAATTLLGLNHLWQLGWGEDRLAALGLRLGADVPVFVRGHAAFAEGVGEKLTPVDPEEPWYVVLIPQVSVSTAEIFSDPLLTRNSPPIKVRPVPKGNSRNDCLPVVARRYPEVRNALNLLGNFTEAKLTGTGSCVFGGFPSKAEADKVSALLTETLTGFVAKGSNVSMLHRKLQSLL, encoded by the coding sequence ATGACCGCGCCTCGCCTGACACTGCCCTCCCCGGCCAAACTCAATCTGATGCTGCACATCCTCGGTCGACGTGAAGATGGTTATCACGAGTTGCAGACGATTTTTCAGTTCCTCGACTACGGCGATGAAATTACTTTTGCCGTTCGCGACGACGGTGTGATCCGGTTGCATACCGAGTTCGAGGGTGTTCCCCACGACAGCAATTTGATCGTCAAGGCCGCGAAGCAACTGCAGGAGCAATCCGGTTGCGCACTCGGCATTGATATCTGGATCGAAAAAGTCCTGCCCATGGGCGGTGGAATTGGTGGCGGCAGCTCCAATGCCGCGACGACATTGCTGGGCCTCAACCATCTTTGGCAATTGGGTTGGGGCGAGGATCGACTGGCGGCACTGGGCCTGAGACTGGGGGCTGACGTCCCGGTTTTCGTGCGTGGCCATGCGGCTTTTGCCGAGGGCGTCGGGGAGAAACTGACCCCTGTAGACCCCGAAGAACCGTGGTATGTCGTGCTGATACCGCAAGTATCTGTAAGTACAGCAGAAATTTTTTCAGATCCGCTGTTGACACGTAACTCTCCTCCCATTAAAGTGCGCCCCGTTCCCAAGGGAAACAGTCGTAATGACTGCTTGCCGGTAGTAGCAAGGCGTTATCCAGAGGTACGTAACGCATTGAATTTGTTAGGTAATTTTACCGAAGCAAAACTCACTGGCACTGGAAGTTGTGTGTTTGGGGGCTTCCCAAGCAAAGCTGAAGCTGATAAAGTCTCGGCCCTTCTTACAGAGACCCTTACAGGGTTTGTAGCAAAAGGAAGCAACGTTTCGATGTTGCATCGCAAGCTGCAAAGTCTGCTCTAA
- a CDS encoding ribose-phosphate pyrophosphokinase — MSKMMVFTGNANPDLARRVVRQLHIPLGDISVGKFSDGEITAEINENVRGKDVFIIQPTCAPTNDNLMELVVMADAFRRSSATRITAVIPYFGYARQDRRPRSARVAISAKVVADMLTVVGIDRVLTVDLHADQIQGFFDIPVDNIYGSPVLVDDIEDQRFENLMIVSPDIGGVVRARAVAKSLGVDLGIIDKRREKANHSEVMHIIGDVEGRTCILVDDMVDTAGTLCHAAKALKEHGAAKVFAYCTHPVLSGRAIENIENSMLDELVVTNTIPLSAAAQACSRIRQLDIAPVVAEAVRRISNEESISAMFR, encoded by the coding sequence GTGTCCAAGATGATGGTCTTTACGGGGAACGCCAACCCCGATCTGGCTCGGCGTGTCGTACGTCAGCTGCATATCCCTCTCGGTGACATCTCTGTCGGTAAGTTTTCCGACGGCGAAATTACAGCCGAGATCAATGAAAACGTCCGCGGTAAAGATGTCTTCATTATTCAGCCGACTTGCGCTCCGACCAACGATAACCTGATGGAACTGGTAGTGATGGCTGATGCCTTCCGCCGCTCCTCGGCTACTCGTATCACTGCTGTTATTCCTTACTTTGGTTATGCCCGTCAGGATCGCCGTCCGCGTTCCGCACGTGTGGCTATCAGCGCGAAAGTTGTTGCTGACATGCTTACCGTAGTCGGCATCGACCGTGTTCTCACGGTTGATCTGCATGCTGACCAAATCCAGGGTTTCTTCGATATTCCGGTAGATAACATCTACGGCTCCCCTGTATTGGTGGATGACATTGAAGATCAGCGCTTCGAAAACCTGATGATCGTGTCCCCGGACATTGGTGGCGTCGTGCGTGCACGTGCTGTTGCCAAATCCCTGGGCGTGGATCTCGGGATCATCGACAAACGCCGTGAGAAAGCCAATCACTCTGAAGTGATGCATATCATCGGTGATGTCGAAGGGCGTACCTGTATTCTGGTCGATGACATGGTCGATACCGCCGGCACTTTGTGCCACGCGGCCAAGGCCTTGAAAGAGCATGGCGCTGCCAAGGTTTTCGCCTACTGCACACACCCTGTGCTGTCCGGTCGGGCGATCGAAAACATTGAAAATTCCATGCTGGACGAACTGGTGGTGACTAACACCATCCCGTTGTCCGCTGCTGCACAAGCCTGCTCGCGTATCCGTCAACTGGATATCGCGCCGGTAGTTGCCGAGGCGGTCCGCCGCATCAGCAATGAAGAATCGATCAGCGCGATGTTCCGTTAA
- the lolB gene encoding lipoprotein insertase outer membrane protein LolB: MFLRHFIVFSFIALLAGCAGFGARESVEGHGNPAQWREHKQQLTALDGWQINGKIGIRAPKDSGSGTLFWLQRQDYYDIRLSGPLGRGAARLTGRPGKVSLEVANQGRYDAPNPEVLLEEQLGWKLPVSNLAWWVRGLPAPDSKSKLTLDADSRLASLEQDGWQVEYTTYTQQNGFWLPEKIKLHGTDLDVTLVIKEWQPRKLGQ; encoded by the coding sequence ATGTTTTTGCGCCATTTCATTGTTTTCAGTTTTATTGCCCTGCTCGCCGGTTGCGCGGGCTTCGGCGCTCGCGAATCCGTCGAAGGTCACGGCAACCCGGCCCAATGGCGTGAACACAAACAGCAATTGACCGCCCTCGACGGCTGGCAGATCAACGGCAAGATCGGCATCCGCGCACCCAAAGACTCGGGCAGCGGCACCCTGTTCTGGCTGCAGCGTCAGGATTACTACGACATCCGCCTTTCCGGCCCGCTGGGTCGCGGCGCCGCACGCCTGACCGGCCGACCTGGCAAGGTCTCGCTGGAAGTGGCGAACCAGGGTCGCTATGACGCACCGAATCCGGAAGTGCTGCTCGAAGAACAACTGGGCTGGAAACTACCGGTGTCCAACCTGGCCTGGTGGGTCCGCGGACTCCCGGCACCCGACAGCAAAAGCAAACTGACGCTGGATGCCGACAGTCGCCTGGCCAGTCTCGAACAGGATGGCTGGCAGGTTGAATACACCACTTACACACAACAAAACGGTTTCTGGCTGCCCGAGAAGATAAAACTTCACGGCACCGACCTTGATGTCACGCTGGTGATCAAGGAATGGCAACCACGCAAGTTGGGGCAATGA